Within Cololabis saira isolate AMF1-May2022 chromosome 14, fColSai1.1, whole genome shotgun sequence, the genomic segment gtgtgactTCCCTGAGTGCAACCAGAGTGAAAAGCTGGAGATGTGTAGGGAGGATCGTCAGTTTTTTAACATGGTCACACAGTCAGCCAAACTTGTGGATGGACATTATAGCATTGCTCTGCCATTGAGAGACAAAGAACTAAAAATGCCGAACAACCGAAAGGTAGCTGAGCAACGTGCTCTGAACTTAAGGCGGAAGTTTGTGAAGAACCCAGCGTTCCACTCAGAGTACTCAGCATTCATGGACAGCATTATCAAAGGGGATATGCTGTGAAGGTACCCGACAAGGACATCAGCCGGGACGATGGTCGCGTATGGTACTTGCCACATCATGGGGTGTATCACCCGAGGAAAAAGATGCTTAGAGTGGTGCTGCAGGGACCAAATCTCACCAGCACTCTCCTTGGTGTGATAACCAGATTTAGACAAGAGGAAGTCGCAGTCATGGCCGATGTGGAAGCGATGTTCCATCAAGTAAAGATGCCTGATGAGGACTCTGATCTTCTCCGGTTCCTCTGGTGGACATCAGGTGACATAACTCAGGAGCCAGTGGAGTACAAGACGGCGGTGCACTTGTTCGGTGCAGCTTCGTCTCCAAGTTGTGCCAACTTCGCCCTTCGAAAATGTGCTGAAGACAGCAGAACGCTATCAAATGCACAGGCAGTTTACACAGTGCTCCACAACTTCTACGTGGACGACTGTCTCAAATCAGTCCACTCTGAAGAGGAGGCAGTATCGTTGTATCACACCCTACGAGCTGTGTGTGAAAAAGGTGGATTCAGGCTCGTCAAGTGGATCAGCAATAGCAGGGCCGTGCTGTCTGCTATACCAGAAGAACATAGAGCAACTGAGGTTAAAGACCTTGACCTGGATCGGGATATGCTTCCTATTGAGAGAGCTCTAGGAGTTCATTGGTGTATCGAGTCTGACAGCTTCAGGTTCAAGATCATCTTGCCAGACAAAGCAGCCACCAGGAGAAATATTCTCTCCCTCATGAGCTCAGTTTACGATCCATTGGGTATCTTGGCGCCTGTTGTGCTCTCAGCAAAGATAATTCTACAAGAGCTCTGCAGATTAAAGATAGGCTGGGACGTACTGATACCTGAAGAGCTAGCTCATGAGTGGTCCACTTGGAAGGCTGAAATACAACTGCTAGTGAACGTCAGCATTCCTAGGTGTTTCAAGCCCGCAGGTTTTGGTTAAGCAGTGTTTAATCAGCTGCATCATTTCGCTGACACCAGCGAAGAAGGTTACGGAACGGTGAGCTACTTGCTACAGAGGAATAGCAGCAACAAAGCACATTGTGCATTCATCATCGGGAAAGCTAGAGTGGCTCCACTCAAGCCCATGACCATCCCTAGCATGGAGCTCACTGCAGCTACTATGGCTGCACGCATGGACCAAATGTTAAGATCGGAACTTCACCTCCAACTTCAAGAATCTGTATTTTGGACAGATAGCACCACGGTGCAGAAGTACATTAGGAACAGAACAAGCAGATTCCGCACATTCGTTGCTAATCGTGTGGAAACCATCTTGAAGATGTCTAGTCCTCATCAGTGGCGGTATGTCAACACCTCACTGAACCCTGCAGATTATGCATCGAGGGGTCAAAGGGCAGATAAATTCATCCAAAGCCATGCTTGGTTACAGGGGCCGGAATTTCTCACCAAAGACACAGAAGATTGGCCCGAGAACCCAGACCTCCCTGTAAACGTAACTATGGAAGACCCTGAGGTGAGGAACACTGTGGTCTGTGCTACTGCAGCCGAGGAACAAAGAGATGCAATGCTGGACTTAATGCAGTACTTCTCTTCATGGCTGAGCTTGAGTAGAAAGAGGAAGGAGTTGAACACAACTCTTACTCCAACTGAAGTTGACATAGACATGAGTAACTTCAAGGCAAGTGTTTCCAGAGCAAGTGCTGCTAAGCTCACAGTGGAGAACCTTAATGAAGCAGAGCGTGCGGTCATCCGCTACTGCCAGGGAAAGACTTTCAAAGATGAAATCAAGGCACTCTTAAAGGGTGAATGTGTAAAGAAAGGCAGTAGTCTTTTCAAGCTTGATCCAGTTCTTCAAGAAGGCCTTGTCAGAGTAGGAGGAAGACTCAGCAGAGCTGCTATGCCTGAGGAAGCAAGGCAACCAGTGATTTTGCATAAAGACCTTCACATCGCAAAGCTGATCCTCAGAGATATCCATGAGAACCTTGGACACAGCGGTCGCAATCATGTGCTCTCAAAGTTGAGATCTAAATATTGGATCCCTGGAGCAAACTCAGCTATAAGGAGAATCTTATCCAAGTGTCAGGTCTGTCGGCGCTCTCATGGAGCTACAGGTCAACAACAGATGGCTAACCTACCTCGAGACAGAGTCCTGCCAGATGAGCCACCGTTCACCAACACTGGAGTGGACTACTTCGGTCCATTCGAGGTaaaacgcggaaggagtttggTGAAAAGATATGGTGTGATCTTTACATGCCTGACAACTCGTGCAATACACTTGGAGTTAGCATCTTCTCTGGATACGGATTCCTTCATAGCTGCTCTTCGTCGATTCATCGCTAGAAGAGGCCAGGTGAAGATTCTCCGTTCAGACAACGGAACAAATTTCGTTGGAGCCGAACGTGAGCTAAAGAGAGCCATCCAGGAGTGGAATAGCTCAAAGATTCAAAACACTCTACACCAGAGAGGCATCCAGTGGATATTCAATCCTCCCACTGGCTCCCATCACGGAGGGGTATGGGAGAGGATGATCAAGTCTGTAAGGAAGATCCTGAACGTCACCATGAGACTACAGAAACTTGATGAGGAGAGCCTGTATACCCTGCTATGTGAGGCAGAGGCCATCATCAATAGCCGGCCTATAACTAAGGCATCCGATGATCCTAACGATCTAGAGGAACTTACTCCTAATCATCTTTTGCTCCTCAAGACAAAGCCATCTCTCCCACCAGCCCTATGTGACAAGCAGGATCTCTATTCCCGAAGGAGATGGAAACAGGTCCAGTACATGGCGGACATGTTCTGGAAACGGTGGACAAGAGAATATCTACCGCTgctacaaaaacgtcacaagtGGTCCTGCCCATCTCGCAACTTTGTCATAGGAGACATTGTGTTGGTCGTTGACGACACTGCACCACGCAACTCCTGGGTGATGGGGAAAGTGATCCAGGTCATCCCTGATAAGTATGGACTGATACGGCAGGTCCGTATAAGGACTAAGACCAGTACACTGGATAGGCCGATTACAAAGCTTTGTCTTCTCGAGGAGGCTGAGTGAAGAAAATCCTCAAGTTATGGAAAGAAAGACTACTTAGGTTAAAACACTTTAATTTATGGCTCCtcgttttatatattgtggtaATTGTCTCCAGTTAAGAGTACAATTCGGGGCCGGTATGTGGGACCCAAAATGTTATTTAGGTGCTTCTACTTGATTTTTGTTGGTTTATtagttaatgttaaaataaataaatatttaatttcattGAATGAATAGATCATTAAAATAGGTAAAATGTTATTAAAATGTTAACTTAAGAGAGGTTAAGAAAGCTTGTTTTTGTAACTGCTTTGAGAGTTACTTTCATGTTACTGTCGCTTTAAGAGCAAAGCAGAAGGGGCAGATGCAGTTGAGGTTTTGTTAGGATAGAGCCAAACAGTTTTCTTACCGTAGTGCTTTTTCTTTTGGAAAACTGTGGAATAGGATAACTCCTGTAACTAGATGCCGTGGAAATTAAGGAATAAATCTACTTTTGATTCATCTTTTTACATCAGAGTCCTGTGGATGTTTTTTCCATGCTGTGAAAGCACACGAGTCAAGTCTACTCTGGTTCAAAGCTTCAACTCCcacattctttttttgttttttttcttctttttttcctttttttctcttttttcttcctttcctttttaatctcgacatttcaacttttttttcgacatttcgacttttctcgacatttcgacattcttttcaacattttaacttttttctcgagattgtacttcaacattaatcttgacatttcaacttttttctcgacattttgacttttttcttgacatttcgacttttttctcgacatttcgacttttttctcgagattttacttttcacctttcgccatttgccttcattctaaggcttatatacAAGGCTTATATacatttttgcggctccagacatatttgttttttggggtttttggtccaatatggctctttcaacattttgggttgccgacccctggtatagagtgataagtgattgacaggaaacCTGACAAGTTACAAAACAATATGACTTTTTCAGCTCATCATGACCCCAAAATGATAGGCCCCTGAACTTGGCGGGCCCCTGGGCTTCAGCCCAGGTAAGCCCGTGCACTTGAGCGTGTGTCTCACCTGAACTTCCTCCCAGACGGGCATGTCCTGCAGCGCCACCCCCAGGTCGCTGGTGTCCACAGCCACACTCTCTCTCTTGTAGAAATTCGGGTTGCGGATGCGTCCCTGCCTGGCAGCAAAGCTGGTCGGGACTTTAAAGCTGCGAACGGTAATGATCTTCATTGGCTCCACGTGTCCATAAAAAAACGTCTTCACTGGTTTCTGTGGAAGACGGGAGGAGGACGATGTGGAGGGAGCTGCATCTGCACAGGTATCTGCCTCATCTTCTTCCATCAGACTGTCCAGGCCTTTCTCCCCGGCTTTGGCCGAGCCTTTGCCTGCTCCGGCTTCCCTGCAGCCCCCCATCTCCATGCTGAACATGCGCTCCCAGGCACTGTAGTTTTCCAACAGACTATCATCCACACCTGCCCTGGCAATagcctccctctcctcctgcgTTAGCTCTAACTGAACCTGAGcgtcatcttcatcttcatcttcatctacgTCCTCTTTATGCTCAGGAATCATGTTGTGAAACATGTTGACAGGCTGCCAGATGTAGTCTCCTTTTGCAGCTTCCCTCTCGGCtgcctccttcttcttcttttcccttctcttctcctcctcctttctctcttcctcctcctcctcctcctccacactCTGGACCAGCTCTGGGAACAGCTTCTTCATCTTGATGGAGTGGAACAGACGGTCCTGGTCCTTCAGGGCCATGGCCAGGTCCAGGCATCCGTTCCGGTCTCGCTCCACGAGCAGGTTCTCGTGCAGCTCTGTGTTGGGGTGAGAGTGGGCATCGTTGGCTGGCCAGCGGTTCCACTCCATGGAGCAGCAGACCACGCTGGCCGGACACGCCTGCAGGTGAGCGGCCCTGGCGGAGCGGGGCAGATGCAGCGGACACCCGTACCCGGCGTTGAGGCAGGGCACCCTCACGTTGGGGCAGAGCAGCAGGTGGTCCTCCTCTTTGCACAGGTGGAACACAGCACCGCAGTGCAGACGGCACTGGGTGATGGCGCAGCACACGGAGGGCTCCACCCGAGCCCTGCAGCGCCGGCTGTAGCAGGAATCACAGTGGACATGCCCTGGACGCTGGCGCACCCTGGGCGCTCGAGAACGGTGGCTCTGACAAAGCATGAAGGCTCAAGttattgtttctttatttgcaGTAAACCACATATCTGGGTTTATCATCCATCAAACCTACAGACTCCAATTAatgacataccgtattttctggaccataagccgctacttttttcataggttttcaaccgtgcagcttatacaaaggtgcagccattctgtggatttttcttccactgctcggggcgctctaaccggaattagaatcaaaactaagacaaaataaatgcaaagaagaatacgctacttcttcttcagGAGATAGAagtaagtagaagcagatttcaaacagataaatagataaataaataccggttattttttCTTGGtactgtcccgttttaatcagcaaagttgctgccgtgttaaaagacactgttaggaaaggatctatttaggtacaaacatgtacataatttacagttcaaaatccttatgtacatgtagtaaatatctaatctaacaatataaatatctgcggcttgcatatcttttttttaaatagagcggatgtggcttatatacaggtgcggcttatagtccagaaaatacggtacttctaATACCAAGGGTTAATCAAAACTGTCGCAAAACATGTCAAGCATGTCAGGCTCGGTTGAGAAATGTGtgcataaaaatgcaaaacACATGAACAGTATTCAAGACGTCTGTGTGGCACACTAAGATACATGTAGAGTGATTCATTCATCCTCCAAACGAACGTCTTTTTCAGGATCACAGAGGCTGAATCTCATCTCAGCTTTCATCACACAGCGGGCAGCGTGcaacctggacaggttgccaggcAATCGCAGGAGGTCACGGAGACAAACAAATATGCACACGCAGCACTAGAGTCAGAAACACGACCAGGCCAGGGTTCATGTGTCGGGGATCTGGGAGAAAGCTGGAGATGCTAGAGGCACAtgagcacagggagaacatgcaaactccatgcAGAAACCACCCGTAACCTTAGCTGCGAGCTAACAGGGCTAACCATAGAGGCAAAGGTCAAGGATTTGTGAAAGTATTTGATTTTACAGTTGGATAATAAAGCAGTACCATCCTTCAGTTCTTGTCCTGTCAGGCTTCTCAAACTGAAGCTGCTGATTAGTCCTGCAAAGAGAGAGGAAACTATGACTCTGCAAGTCTTTAGGTCTCAGCttgtaatacacacacacacacacacacacacacccaggaGGGCAAACACAGAGTCACAGTACTGAGTCAAGTAAAGCCTTTAGCCTACCAACTTATCACCTGAAGAGAAGAACAGAATTCTCCCTGCACGCTGTCTTGATCTTTTAAAGAtcgagtgtttgtgtgtgtgtgtgtgtgtttgtgtgtctgttggatgcatatgtgtctgtgtgtgtgttataaaTAGAGCTGAGCGCTGACACAGAAATGCTTCACACGTGGTCAGTAACATGGTTTGGGTTACATCAGGGAGCTGTCTCTGATGCATCATGTGCTGCTGTGGGACGTTAAAGTCAACCCCTCCACCTGCAAATCTGCCCAAGGATTAATTCACATCTAAACACTGTCCTCTAGTGGAGATTGGATTACATTTCTGCAGcacttgtgtgttttcctgtgtgttTTCCAAATATATATTCTGAATAAGGTTTTTCTATGTATCGAGCATGCATCTTGAATAAAGTGTAGCATTGATGAACCTGCAGGTTgctggcggggggggggggggggggggcgggggggggggggggggggggggggttctcctCCTGAAACTGCTTGGTATTACTTGGCTAATTTTAACCTGCCAGCTGAAAGGGCAAGCGCAAGGACCGAGAGCAACGTTACAGAATCAAGGAGACAAAGCAAAACATCTGACTTGGTAAAACCTTTTAGATTCCACTGGGAGTTTGCTGaaatccttttgttttgatTGGTCTAAAGTGACTGAAAAGACGACAGTGTCACAAGGTAGGTAATTGGAgtaattaaatatagtaattcAAACTTTTGATGGCTTTTAATGTAAGATTTACAGGATTGAACAATGTAACCCACATAGTtatattgtgttcattatgtctcCAGATAGATATcctaaagtttattttttccagacaaagttccgacttcttaccttcaATCTAACAGTTTAGGTGGTTCTCCCGCCTTGTCACACTCTGAGAGGTCAGGAGGTAACAGATTTAGAAACCTAAGAGAAAAAGAGTGTGAGAGTGTCACACTctgaggaaggcgggagaacCGTTGAAACTGTTAGATtgaaggtaagaagtcggaactttgtctgggaaaaaataaactttagcATAATGTAACCCACAGTTAGAAACTGGTCCTGTCTATTGGTCCTGTGTACTGGGTCTTTGTACTGGGTCtgtaaaagcacaaaaaaatagCTGAGCCTGAGCTGCATGGAGAACCAAATCCTCCTGCATCAGTagctgttttttctttctttttctgctatTGCTTTATCGTCACAACACCTGAGAGGTCAGGAGGTGACAGATTAAGAAACCTAACAGAAAAAGAGGGAGACTCTATTTGATGTAACTATAGATACTGTCAGGCACACGAGGAATGGACACAAATGCAGACACAAAGGGAAAACGATTCAAAAGATTTATTGTAAAAATCAGAGCAGGCAAGGATCAGGCAAAAATCCGACGAGGGGCAGGCAAAGGTCAAAGTCCAAAAAAGCTGTCAAGCGAAGGCAGAGGTACCGGCAAGGGCTTAGGCAAAAACGTGGTCTGGGGGCAGAAAAAGATCAAGAGGTCAAAAACTTGGCTTGAAAGACGGCTGAAGGCTTGGAGAACACAAGACAATCTGGCATGGATTGAAGAGTGACTGAGGCATAAATGCTGTGGGCCTGATTGCAGGTGTTGTCAGGTAGCAGGTAGGGGCAGACACACCCACTCAACCTCAGATCGTGACAGGACCCCCTCTCCGACGGCCATCCAAGGCCCCAGGATTGTCACGGTGAAAGTCCTGAATGAGGGAACGAGCCAGGATGAACCTGGAAGGGACCCAACACCGCTCCTCAGGCCCATAGCCCTCCCAGTCGACCAGGTACTGGAGGCCCCTGCCCCTGCGGCGGACCTTCAGCAACTTCTGGACAGCAAACACCTCACCACCAATGGGCGGGACAAAGGGCTGAGAACAACAGGTTTGATTTGGGAGACATGAAAGGCAGGGTGAACACGTTGCATTGGTCGAGGCAGTGAGAGTCGTACAGATGAAGATTGACGACCTTAGAAAAAGGGAAGGGTCCAATAAACCTGGGCGCCAGCTTCCGGGACAGGACCCTCAGAGGTAGATTCCTGGTGGAAAGCAGGACCTTCTGTCCAACACTGTAGAGGGGGGCTGCCGAGCAACGTTTGTCAGCCTGTCTCTTGAAATAAGCCACAGACCTTAACATGCAAGCTCTGGCCTGCATCCAGGTTTGCCGACATCGCCTAATAAAGGCCTGGGCTGAGGGAACTGCCACTTCCTCTTTTTGTGCAGGAAACAGTGGAGGCTGGTAACCCAGGCAGCACTGAAAAGGGGAAAGACCAGTAGCAGTAGTGGGAAGGGAGTTATGTGCATACTCCACCCAGTGAAGCATCTTATTCCACAATGCTGAGTTGGAGGTCATGCACCGGAGAACCACCTCCAGGTCCTGGTTGGCGCGCTCCGTCTGGCCGTTGGTCTGTGGATGAAAACCAGATGACAGGCTGGCAGTGGCACCGATGAGTTTGCAGAATGCCCTCCAAAATTGAGAAGAGAACTGTGGGCCTCTGTCCGAAACAATATCCTGGGGTAAACCATGAAGCCTGAAAACATGGGTGATCAGTAGCTCTGCTGTCTCCTTGGCTGTGGGTAATTTAGTCAAAGGAATGAAATGAACTGCCTTAGAGAATCTGTCAACAACAGTAAGTATACAGGTGTTACCTTCGGACACCTCCAGACCAGTGACAAAATCGATGGCAATGTGGGACCAAGATCGATGTGGAACAGGAAGGGGTCTGAGAAGGCCAGCTGGGGGTCGGTTACTGTGCTTGTTCCGGGAGCATGTATCACAGGCTGCCACAAACTGCTCCACATCTGTCCTCATAGATGGCCACCAGAAGCGTTGTTTAATGAAGGCCAGAGTCCGCTTCGTACCCGGGTGTCACGCCAACTTAGAATCATGTCCCTAGGTCAGTACCGCAGGGCGAACAGCTGTGG encodes:
- the LOC133460168 gene encoding F-box only protein 40-like, with product MSFLGHIVSAGQVHVDPCKVKAVTDWPTPTRRRDLQGFLGFANFDRKFVRNFSTVAAPLTALTSPKVPFHWNAQQEDAFSKLENCFTTAPVLTVPDPSLQFIVEVDASETGVGAVLSQRSPKDKKLDPCAYYSHRLSPTERNDTIGGRKLLAVRLALEEWRHNLEGAVLPFLVWTDHKNLEYISTVTDPQLAFSDPFLFHIDLGPTLPSILSLVWRCPKTNGQTERANQDLEVVLRCMTSNSALWNKMLHWPFVPPIGGEVFAVQKLLKVRRRGRGLQYLVDWEGYGPEERCWVPSRFLNLLPPDLSECDKAGEPPKLSRQRAGRILFFSSGDKLSHRSRAPRVRQRPGHVHCDSCYSRRCRARVEPSVCCAITQCRLHCGAVFHLCKEEDHLLLCPNVRVPCLNAGYGCPLHLPRSARAAHLQACPASVVCCSMEWNRWPANDAHSHPNTELHENLLVERDRNGCLDLAMALKDQDRLFHSIKMKKLFPELVQSVEEEEEEEERKEEEKRREKKKKEAAEREAAKGDYIWQPVNMFHNMIPEHKEDVDEDEDEDDAQVQLELTQEEREAIARAGVDDSLLENYSAWERMFSMEMGGCREAGAGKGSAKAGEKGLDSLMEEDEADTCADAAPSTSSSSRLPQKPVKTFFYGHVEPMKIITVRSFKVPTSFAARQGRIRNPNFYKRESVAVDTSDLGVALQDMPVWEEVQASLLCSLEKEQRGHLIAESANSDCLLTDEGTQTYSFPSAPFQRNMSLLHLTAGKQLELHLQLQVESVTSRHHKANSTFTFLCGHDFQRRDYGTHYKNVHCDIQMGVNGWFEQRCPLAYLGCTYSQRRFQPSTHEASVTYNEELGCFSLHPTNSSAAPSGRGGEGREEEDSLSSLPYEVLCHMAGFLDSLSLSQLALVSHLMRQVCSSQLQDRGMVTLGWEKVSSHGGARWRVKQSVWSFSTLFSPVDAWSFRDQPPISEHLKFCPYNEVVAQTEKIQLPRIREVLANKSCKGATLVSQFHQNSIMM